In Candidatus Contubernalis alkalaceticus, the following proteins share a genomic window:
- a CDS encoding NYN domain-containing protein — protein sequence MEYLIIDGYNIINSWQELRELAVEDMDFARYRLIYNLSQFNDMWDKLTVVFDAHLVPGGTESREMVDIIEVIYTREGERADNVIERITHNFKGSSNINIWVATSDQTEQQTIFSRGANRITPSELKSFLDLVKQDISINYTENIFLSTRNPLDKLLKKEVKEKLEQWRRGK from the coding sequence TTGGAATATTTAATTATTGATGGATATAATATTATCAATTCCTGGCAAGAGCTGCGTGAACTGGCTGTGGAGGATATGGATTTTGCCCGATACAGGTTGATTTATAATCTTTCTCAATTCAATGATATGTGGGACAAACTCACAGTAGTTTTTGATGCTCACCTGGTACCTGGCGGAACAGAGAGCCGGGAGATGGTGGATATTATAGAGGTTATATATACCCGAGAAGGTGAAAGAGCGGACAATGTTATTGAAAGAATTACGCATAATTTTAAAGGGAGCTCTAATATAAATATATGGGTAGCTACTTCAGACCAGACAGAACAGCAGACCATCTTTAGTCGAGGGGCCAACAGGATTACGCCTTCGGAGTTAAAGAGCTTTTTGGATTTAGTTAAGCAGGATATCAGCATAAACTATACTGAAAACATTTTTTTGTCAACTAGAAATCCTCTGGATAAGCTTCTTAAAAAAGAGGTTAAAGAGAAACTGGAACAGTGGCGTCGAGGTAAGTGA
- the rpmG gene encoding 50S ribosomal protein L33, whose product MRVKIILACTECKQRNYNSMKNKRSNPDRMEMNKYCRFCDKHTLHRETR is encoded by the coding sequence ATGCGAGTAAAAATAATTTTGGCTTGTACGGAATGTAAACAGAGAAATTATAACAGTATGAAGAATAAGAGGTCTAATCCTGACAGAATGGAAATGAATAAATACTGTCGTTTCTGTGACAAGCATACCTTGCACCGGGAGACCCGATAG
- a CDS encoding IS1634 family transposase yields the protein MRLSISKSKNSTSLYVIKSTYENGVHSSKIVEKLGTVNDLSKKLNGQDPIEWAKKYIAELNQKEKEEKLDVLVKYSPSKVITKDEQRSFNGGYLFLQQIYYQLGLHKICKEMLGKYKVTYDLNSILSRLIYGRIIFPSSKLATYQLSSRFIEQPNFELQHIYRALEVIAKETDFLQSSLYNNSLKVSKRNTGVLYYDCTNYFFEIEQADGDKQYGPSKEHRPNPIIQMGLFMDGDGIPLAFSINKGNTNEQLTLKPLEKKILSDFNLSKFIVCTDAGLASKNNRKFNDREERAFITTQSIKKLKAHLKKWALDPNEWHLSNDVKTYDISKLDDEKAKNKMFYKERWIKENDLEQKIIVTYSIKYRDYQRKIRNSQIERAQKTIDSNPTKIKKCNQNDCRRFIKKTNFTPDGEIAEKEIYSIDTEVIAKEEAFDGFYAVCTNLEDDASEIIKVNNRRWEIEECFRIMKSEFKARPVYLSRDDRIEAHFTTCFISLIIYRLLEKKLGEKYTCSEIIRGLKDMNFHEIKGEGYTPTYTRTDFTDDLHEAFDFRTDYQIIKTKQMKKIFKATKK from the coding sequence ATGAGATTGTCTATTTCGAAATCAAAAAATTCCACATCTCTTTACGTAATTAAATCAACTTATGAGAATGGTGTACATTCATCAAAGATTGTTGAAAAACTTGGAACAGTTAATGATTTGAGTAAAAAGTTAAACGGCCAGGATCCCATTGAATGGGCAAAGAAATACATAGCAGAGCTGAATCAAAAAGAGAAGGAAGAAAAGCTTGATGTGTTGGTAAAGTACTCACCTTCCAAGGTCATTACGAAAGATGAACAGCGCTCTTTTAACGGTGGTTATCTTTTTCTTCAACAAATATACTATCAACTTGGCCTTCACAAAATATGTAAAGAAATGTTAGGAAAATACAAGGTTACATATGACCTAAACTCCATACTCTCCAGATTGATTTACGGAAGAATAATCTTCCCTTCATCTAAGCTCGCCACTTACCAACTTTCCTCAAGATTTATAGAACAACCTAACTTTGAACTTCAACATATATACAGAGCTCTTGAAGTTATTGCTAAGGAAACGGATTTTTTACAATCATCCTTGTACAACAACAGTTTAAAAGTTTCTAAGAGAAATACTGGTGTACTTTATTATGATTGCACCAATTATTTTTTTGAAATTGAACAGGCAGATGGCGATAAGCAATACGGTCCATCAAAAGAGCATAGACCAAACCCAATCATTCAAATGGGCCTATTTATGGATGGAGACGGTATCCCTCTTGCATTTAGCATCAACAAAGGAAATACAAATGAACAATTAACACTAAAACCCTTAGAAAAGAAAATTCTATCTGATTTTAATCTTTCTAAATTTATCGTATGTACCGATGCCGGTCTAGCGTCCAAAAATAACAGAAAATTTAACGACAGGGAAGAACGAGCATTTATTACAACTCAATCAATTAAGAAATTAAAAGCACATCTAAAAAAATGGGCACTTGATCCAAACGAATGGCACCTCTCTAACGATGTAAAAACCTATGACATCTCTAAACTAGATGATGAGAAAGCTAAAAATAAAATGTTTTACAAAGAACGTTGGATTAAAGAAAATGACCTTGAACAAAAAATCATTGTGACGTACTCTATCAAGTATAGAGATTATCAAAGAAAAATCCGTAATTCACAGATAGAACGTGCACAAAAAACAATAGATTCAAATCCTACAAAAATAAAAAAATGTAATCAGAATGATTGCAGAAGATTTATTAAAAAAACTAATTTTACTCCTGATGGAGAAATTGCTGAAAAAGAAATATACAGTATTGATACAGAGGTTATCGCTAAAGAAGAAGCCTTTGATGGGTTTTATGCTGTATGTACAAACCTTGAGGATGATGCTTCTGAAATAATTAAAGTAAACAATAGACGATGGGAGATTGAAGAATGTTTTAGAATTATGAAAAGTGAATTTAAAGCCAGACCTGTTTATTTAAGCCGTGATGACAGAATAGAAGCACATTTTACAACTTGCTTTATATCCTTAATTATTTACAGATTATTGGAAAAAAAGCTTGGTGAGAAATATACCTGCAGTGAAATAATTAGAGGATTAAAGGATATGAACTTTCATGAAATAAAGGGGGAGGGTTACACTCCAACATATACGAGAACTGACTTTACTGATGATTTACATGAGGCATTTGATTTCCGTACAGACTACCAGATTATAAAAACAAAACAAATGAAAAAAATTTTTAAAGCGACAAAAAAATAA
- the obgE gene encoding GTPase ObgE: MFIDRTKVYVKGGDGGSGAASFLRQKYMPYGGPDGGDGGSGGSVIFEVDSGLRTLLDFKYQQHIKGSRGQHGQGKKRHGKNSPDLVVKVPPGTMVYRDETSELIADLIEPGQRAVIARGGRGGRGNTRFANATRKAPKFAEKGEPGEELTIILELKLLADVGLVGFPNAGKSTFLSRISAAKPKIASYPFTTLTPNLGEVHISSGRNFVVADIPGIIEGAHQGTGLGLKFLRHVERTRLLLFILDTAGTENREPLEDFNALQRELRLYSEKLSEKPQVVVANKIDLPQGQENIEKIRKNLPQGLRFFAVSAVTGEGIQELLFFLADELDRLEKEERETVSEEKLQDKERKIYRRRDEPEELSVIFDGEAYRVKGERIEKLVHMTDFNYEEGVERLQYIFSKIGLEERLKKEGIKEGDLVRIGPMEFNFTEEGF; the protein is encoded by the coding sequence ATGTTTATTGATAGAACTAAAGTGTATGTCAAAGGGGGAGATGGAGGAAGCGGTGCAGCATCTTTTCTCCGGCAAAAATATATGCCTTACGGTGGACCCGATGGGGGAGATGGGGGAAGCGGAGGCAGTGTGATTTTTGAAGTGGATTCAGGACTCAGGACCCTGCTGGATTTTAAGTATCAACAGCATATTAAGGGATCCCGGGGTCAGCACGGACAGGGGAAAAAAAGACACGGCAAAAATTCTCCAGACCTGGTGGTAAAAGTCCCCCCGGGAACTATGGTCTATCGGGATGAAACCAGTGAGTTAATTGCCGACTTAATTGAACCGGGACAGAGGGCAGTAATCGCCCGGGGAGGCCGGGGAGGCCGGGGAAATACCCGCTTTGCAAACGCCACCCGCAAAGCCCCGAAATTTGCCGAAAAAGGTGAGCCCGGAGAAGAATTGACTATTATTTTAGAGTTGAAACTTTTGGCTGATGTGGGCCTGGTGGGTTTTCCTAATGCCGGGAAATCTACTTTCCTATCCAGGATCTCTGCTGCTAAACCAAAAATCGCCTCTTATCCCTTTACTACTCTTACTCCTAACCTGGGAGAGGTCCATATTTCTTCGGGAAGAAATTTTGTGGTGGCAGATATCCCGGGAATAATAGAGGGGGCTCACCAGGGAACGGGACTGGGGTTGAAGTTTCTACGACATGTGGAAAGAACACGTCTTTTGCTCTTTATATTGGATACAGCGGGAACAGAGAATCGGGAACCCCTGGAGGATTTTAATGCTCTGCAGAGGGAATTGAGGCTGTACAGTGAGAAACTCAGTGAAAAACCCCAAGTAGTGGTGGCTAATAAAATTGACCTGCCTCAGGGTCAGGAAAATATTGAAAAAATCAGGAAAAACCTTCCTCAGGGCCTTCGTTTTTTTGCTGTATCTGCAGTAACCGGAGAGGGAATTCAGGAACTTCTTTTTTTCCTGGCGGATGAATTGGATCGACTGGAGAAGGAAGAGAGGGAAACAGTTTCTGAGGAAAAGCTGCAGGATAAAGAAAGAAAAATATACAGACGCCGGGATGAACCAGAGGAGCTGTCCGTCATTTTTGATGGGGAGGCGTACCGGGTTAAGGGAGAAAGAATAGAAAAGTTGGTTCATATGACAGACTTTAATTACGAAGAAGGCGTGGAGAGGCTCCAGTATATTTTTAGCAAAATAGGTCTGGAGGAGCGGTTAAAAAAAGAGGGTATTAAAGAGGGGGATCTGGTTAGAATCGGCCCCATGGAGTTTAACTTTACGGAGGAAGGGTTTTGA
- the secE gene encoding preprotein translocase subunit SecE, whose translation MGAPAKTKKEVKGIQKINKHFKDVKVEMKKVHWPTRKELTVFTVIVFIAIASVGVFFWFLDTGFNALLRLVIQ comes from the coding sequence ATGGGTGCTCCAGCTAAAACCAAAAAAGAAGTAAAGGGCATTCAAAAGATAAACAAGCACTTTAAAGATGTCAAGGTTGAAATGAAGAAAGTTCATTGGCCAACCCGCAAGGAGCTTACGGTTTTTACCGTAATCGTTTTCATTGCAATAGCTTCTGTTGGAGTATTTTTTTGGTTTTTGGATACCGGTTTTAATGCATTGTTGAGGTTGGTAATCCAATGA
- the nadD gene encoding nicotinate-nucleotide adenylyltransferase: MKREKEQRNGNIGIMGGTFDPIHLGHLLAAEEAREQYYLERVIFVPSGNPPHKEEECLSHWEHRYMMTVIATITNRYFSVSRIELDSAPYHVNYTLDTVSKIKNIFGEDCRLFFITGADAILDLTTWKGYEDLLKMCEFIAVTRPGYSLTRLKKIFDSEHSELLSRIMILTIPGLAISSTEIRERVKQGKTIKYLTTSGVEQYILKNNLYGE; encoded by the coding sequence TTGAAAAGGGAGAAAGAACAGAGGAACGGAAATATTGGGATTATGGGAGGAACTTTTGATCCTATTCATTTAGGACATCTGCTGGCAGCGGAAGAAGCCCGGGAACAATACTACCTGGAAAGGGTAATATTTGTTCCCTCAGGAAACCCTCCTCATAAAGAGGAAGAATGCCTGAGCCACTGGGAACATCGCTACATGATGACGGTAATTGCCACCATCACTAACCGTTATTTTTCTGTCTCCAGGATTGAACTGGATTCTGCCCCATATCACGTTAACTATACGTTGGATACCGTTAGTAAAATTAAAAATATTTTTGGTGAAGACTGTAGACTGTTTTTTATCACCGGGGCTGATGCTATTTTGGATTTAACAACCTGGAAGGGTTATGAGGATCTTTTGAAAATGTGTGAATTTATCGCCGTAACCCGTCCCGGTTATTCACTTACCCGTCTTAAAAAAATTTTTGATTCAGAGCATTCTGAGCTTTTATCCCGGATAATGATTTTGACCATTCCTGGACTGGCTATATCCTCTACGGAAATACGGGAGAGGGTCAAGCAGGGGAAGACTATTAAATATCTCACTACCTCTGGAGTGGAGCAGTATATTTTAAAAAATAACCTTTATGGGGAGTAA
- the rpmA gene encoding 50S ribosomal protein L27: MAHKKGVGSSRNGRDSNAKRLGVKRADGQTVTAGSILVRQRGTHIHPGLNVGLGKDDTLFAKVDGMVAFERKGRSKKQVSIVPSEAGIVG; the protein is encoded by the coding sequence ATGGCTCACAAAAAAGGTGTAGGTAGTTCAAGAAACGGTCGGGACAGCAACGCAAAAAGATTGGGTGTAAAACGTGCAGACGGTCAAACTGTTACTGCCGGAAGCATTCTGGTTCGTCAGAGAGGGACTCACATTCACCCAGGTCTTAATGTAGGTTTGGGTAAAGATGACACCCTGTTCGCAAAGGTAGATGGAATGGTAGCCTTTGAGCGTAAGGGCAGGTCTAAAAAACAAGTAAGTATAGTACCTTCAGAAGCAGGCATAGTTGGTTAA
- the rplL gene encoding 50S ribosomal protein L7/L12, with translation MSKIAEVMEIIKGMTVLELSELVKTFEEEFGVSAAAPAAAAAAPAAVAEAAEEQTEFDVILTGPGEKKIQVIKVVREITALGLKEAKALVDEAPKPVKEKVGKEEAEQLKAKLEEAGGSVEIK, from the coding sequence ATGTCTAAAATAGCAGAAGTAATGGAAATTATTAAAGGAATGACCGTATTAGAGTTATCGGAATTGGTGAAGACTTTTGAAGAGGAATTTGGCGTGTCCGCAGCAGCTCCCGCAGCGGCGGCTGCAGCCCCTGCAGCGGTAGCAGAAGCAGCAGAGGAACAGACGGAGTTTGATGTAATTCTCACCGGTCCCGGAGAAAAGAAAATTCAAGTGATTAAAGTGGTTCGGGAAATTACTGCACTGGGTTTAAAGGAAGCTAAGGCTCTGGTGGATGAAGCCCCCAAACCTGTGAAGGAAAAAGTTGGTAAAGAAGAAGCTGAGCAGCTTAAGGCTAAACTTGAAGAAGCCGGCGGCAGTGTAGAAATTAAGTAG
- the rlmB gene encoding 23S rRNA (guanosine(2251)-2'-O)-methyltransferase RlmB — protein MNNLDLIVGRQPVLELLRAGGVLKKVLLASGITGTVISEIEKLAHSQGFNVERKDRKHLDSLAPDLNHQGVIALGYEFRYTALESILSRLEKTEEKPFLVLLDQIQDPQNLGAIIRTAEAVGAHGVVIPSRRSAQVTSAVFKASAGAASYIPIALEKNLNSLVEQLKKKGFWIFGTDASGSKIYHRVDYRIPLALVLGSEGKGISRLLKEKCDYLVNIPMRGKINSLNASAAGAVLMYEVLRQRGN, from the coding sequence ATGAATAATTTGGATTTAATTGTAGGACGGCAGCCGGTGCTGGAACTTCTGCGGGCAGGAGGGGTTTTGAAAAAAGTGCTGCTGGCTTCTGGAATAACTGGAACAGTGATAAGTGAGATAGAAAAGCTGGCTCACAGCCAGGGTTTTAATGTGGAGCGGAAAGACCGGAAACATTTGGACAGTCTGGCTCCTGATTTGAATCACCAGGGGGTAATAGCTCTGGGATATGAGTTCCGCTATACTGCTCTGGAGAGTATTTTATCCAGGCTTGAGAAAACAGAAGAGAAGCCCTTTTTGGTTCTTTTAGATCAGATTCAAGACCCACAAAACCTGGGGGCTATTATTCGTACCGCAGAGGCTGTGGGTGCCCACGGGGTGGTGATTCCCTCCCGCCGTTCTGCTCAGGTTACTTCTGCTGTTTTCAAGGCATCCGCCGGCGCTGCTTCTTATATACCCATTGCTTTGGAAAAAAATTTGAATTCTTTGGTGGAGCAGCTGAAGAAAAAGGGATTTTGGATATTCGGTACTGATGCTTCAGGATCTAAAATTTATCATAGGGTGGATTACCGCATTCCATTGGCTTTGGTGTTGGGCAGTGAAGGTAAGGGAATCAGCCGCCTGCTGAAAGAAAAATGTGATTACCTGGTAAATATACCCATGAGGGGGAAAATAAATTCACTGAATGCTTCGGCAGCAGGTGCGGTACTGATGTATGAAGTGCTCAGGCAGAGGGGAAATTAG
- the rplK gene encoding 50S ribosomal protein L11, with protein MARKIIGLIKLQIPAGKATPAPPVGPALGQHGVNIMAFCKEFNERTSAQVGLIIPVEISVFEDRSFTFITKTPPAAVLLKKAAGLEKASGEPNKVKVATLPRSAIKEIAETKMVDLNANDIEAAMKIIEGTARSMGIIVEK; from the coding sequence ATGGCCAGAAAGATTATTGGATTAATTAAACTACAAATTCCCGCCGGTAAAGCAACTCCGGCTCCTCCTGTAGGCCCTGCATTGGGACAGCATGGGGTGAATATCATGGCATTTTGTAAGGAATTTAACGAGAGGACCTCAGCCCAGGTAGGCTTGATTATACCGGTGGAAATCTCTGTTTTTGAGGATCGTTCCTTTACATTTATCACTAAAACTCCTCCGGCAGCCGTTCTATTGAAAAAAGCAGCCGGACTGGAAAAGGCTTCTGGTGAACCCAACAAGGTAAAGGTAGCTACCCTTCCCCGCTCTGCTATTAAGGAGATTGCGGAGACTAAGATGGTGGATTTAAACGCCAACGATATCGAAGCTGCTATGAAAATTATCGAAGGTACTGCCAGGAGTATGGGAATCATCGTTGAAAAGTAA
- a CDS encoding RNA recognition motif domain-containing protein, which yields MTKTLYVGNIPWALDENELLTVFSEHGDIVNCRIITDRRTGRSKGYGFVEVDEESADKIIEAMNGTGLNGREIIVNEAKAREEH from the coding sequence ATGACTAAGACCCTTTATGTAGGGAACATTCCATGGGCTTTAGATGAGAATGAACTCCTGACCGTTTTTTCTGAACACGGTGATATCGTTAACTGCAGGATAATCACCGACCGGAGAACTGGAAGGTCTAAAGGTTACGGTTTCGTTGAGGTAGATGAAGAATCAGCAGATAAAATAATTGAAGCCATGAACGGGACAGGACTTAATGGAAGAGAGATAATTGTAAACGAAGCAAAAGCTAGAGAAGAACATTAA
- the sigH gene encoding RNA polymerase sporulation sigma factor SigH, with product MSNAQQDIREVVLEYDYKTDEEIAEEAKEGSSVALEYLINKYKNFVKAKARSYFLIGADREDIIQEGMIGLYKAIRDFKGDKLSSFRAFAELCITRQIITAIKTATRQKHIPLNSYVSLNKPIYDEDSDRTLLDILSGAKITDPEELMINREEYDDIEFKMGEILSDLEWKVLMLYLEGKSYQEIAVELRRHVKSIDNALQRVKRKLEKYLEIRES from the coding sequence ATGTCAAATGCCCAACAAGATATCCGTGAGGTGGTTTTGGAGTATGATTACAAGACCGACGAGGAAATTGCCGAGGAGGCAAAGGAAGGAAGTTCGGTCGCTTTAGAATACTTGATTAACAAGTACAAGAATTTTGTCAAAGCTAAAGCAAGGTCATACTTTTTAATTGGCGCTGATCGGGAAGATATTATACAAGAAGGAATGATTGGGCTATACAAAGCAATTCGCGATTTTAAAGGGGACAAGCTGTCGTCTTTCCGGGCTTTTGCAGAGCTTTGCATTACCCGGCAGATAATCACGGCTATTAAGACGGCTACCCGGCAAAAACACATACCTCTTAATTCATATGTATCCTTGAACAAGCCTATTTATGACGAGGATTCAGATAGAACTCTTCTGGATATTTTGTCCGGGGCAAAAATCACTGACCCGGAAGAGCTGATGATTAACAGGGAAGAATACGATGATATCGAGTTTAAGATGGGGGAGATCCTGAGCGACCTGGAATGGAAGGTTTTGATGCTTTACCTGGAGGGTAAATCATATCAGGAGATTGCTGTAGAACTGAGAAGGCATGTGAAATCTATAGACAACGCACTGCAGAGAGTCAAAAGAAAACTTGAAAAATATTTGGAAATTCGAGAAAGTTAA
- the rplU gene encoding 50S ribosomal protein L21, producing the protein MYAVIETGGKQYRVEEGQVIKIEKIDAQVGDEITFDKVLAVNSGDGLKVGTPLVKGAAATAKVVRQDKDKKIIVFKYKAKKNYRKKTGHRQPYTQVKIERIEA; encoded by the coding sequence ATGTATGCAGTTATTGAGACCGGTGGAAAGCAGTACAGGGTAGAGGAAGGCCAGGTTATTAAAATTGAAAAAATTGATGCCCAGGTGGGTGATGAAATCACCTTTGACAAAGTACTGGCAGTGAACTCCGGCGATGGTTTAAAAGTAGGCACACCCCTGGTAAAAGGAGCTGCTGCTACCGCCAAGGTTGTAAGACAGGATAAAGATAAAAAGATTATTGTCTTTAAATATAAGGCCAAAAAGAATTACCGGAAAAAGACCGGTCATCGTCAGCCTTACACTCAGGTAAAGATTGAGCGTATTGAAGCGTAA
- the rplA gene encoding 50S ribosomal protein L1: MASNKRYLEAKKMVDRDMQYEPEEALEMVKKLATAKFDETVEIAVKLGVNPKHADQQVRGAVVLPNGTGKEVKVLVFAKGDKIKEAEEAGADFVGAEDMVAKIQGEGWLGFDIAIATPDTMALVGKLGRILGPKGMMPNPKTGTVTFDVGKAVNDFKAGKVEYRTEKAGLIHVPIGKASFETEKLLENFYTLIDTLIRVKPSGAKGQYLKGITVSSTMGPGVKVSPQKAALLGKVR, translated from the coding sequence ATGGCATCAAACAAAAGATACCTGGAAGCCAAAAAGATGGTGGACAGAGATATGCAATATGAACCAGAAGAAGCTCTGGAAATGGTGAAAAAATTGGCTACCGCTAAATTTGATGAGACTGTTGAGATTGCTGTGAAGCTGGGTGTTAACCCTAAGCATGCTGATCAGCAGGTCAGAGGTGCGGTGGTTCTTCCCAATGGTACAGGTAAAGAAGTAAAGGTTTTGGTTTTTGCCAAAGGAGATAAAATCAAGGAAGCTGAAGAGGCTGGAGCAGATTTTGTGGGTGCCGAGGATATGGTAGCCAAAATTCAGGGAGAGGGTTGGTTGGGTTTTGATATTGCTATTGCCACGCCTGATACCATGGCTTTGGTGGGAAAACTAGGTAGGATTTTAGGGCCTAAGGGTATGATGCCCAATCCCAAGACCGGTACCGTTACCTTTGATGTTGGCAAAGCAGTCAACGACTTTAAGGCAGGTAAGGTAGAATATCGCACGGAAAAAGCAGGATTGATTCATGTTCCCATTGGTAAAGCATCCTTTGAAACGGAGAAGCTTTTGGAAAACTTTTATACATTGATTGATACGTTAATCCGTGTAAAACCCTCTGGAGCCAAAGGACAGTACCTAAAAGGTATTACTGTTTCTTCCACCATGGGGCCGGGGGTTAAGGTGAGCCCTCAAAAGGCAGCCCTGTTGGGGAAAGTAAGGTAG
- the nusG gene encoding transcription termination/antitermination protein NusG, with translation MEKQWYVVHTYAGYENKVMTNLEKRVDSMEMQNKIFRVLVPMEKEIEIKDGKRKSIMRKVFPGYVLVEMIMEDDSWYVVRNTPGVTGFVGPGSKPVPLAAAEVQQILKQMGEVEPRSRARFDAGEQIRVIEGPFANFIAVVKEVYNDKQKLKVLVSMFGRETPVELNYDQVEKM, from the coding sequence ATTGAAAAACAATGGTATGTAGTACATACATACGCCGGTTATGAAAATAAGGTAATGACAAACCTGGAAAAACGGGTGGATTCCATGGAAATGCAGAACAAGATATTTAGAGTTCTGGTGCCCATGGAAAAAGAAATTGAAATTAAAGACGGAAAGCGCAAATCTATCATGAGAAAGGTTTTCCCTGGTTATGTACTGGTAGAGATGATTATGGAAGACGATTCATGGTATGTGGTGCGTAATACTCCAGGGGTAACTGGTTTTGTAGGCCCGGGATCCAAGCCCGTACCTTTGGCGGCAGCTGAAGTGCAGCAAATATTAAAGCAGATGGGCGAAGTTGAGCCCAGAAGCAGAGCCCGCTTTGATGCCGGGGAACAGATCAGGGTGATTGAGGGTCCTTTTGCTAATTTTATTGCGGTAGTAAAGGAAGTATATAATGATAAACAGAAGCTCAAAGTTCTGGTTTCTATGTTTGGCCGAGAGACGCCTGTGGAACTGAACTATGATCAAGTAGAGAAAATGTAA
- a CDS encoding Spo0B domain-containing protein: protein MDNTPKNIKINQITLIITILLGLMVLLLFGFTGIVTVGQVVLVQSIFLLLIFLQFFRLNGLHRKELEIRELEGLKQCRNILRVWRHDFLNDLQMLLTLVQMKKYFRQMEYIKEITEKIHETGKILSIRDVSLALFLVNQYQEFETKNIDLKIIVESDLSKITADGRFCRQLFEIIFGLVEKHPKEEGECLLIISDMHEGVKVYFSFPGNAEEFDFARADLLKKKITQFGSFDLSFEEDEVTLQLLFSEQK from the coding sequence ATGGATAATACCCCGAAAAACATAAAAATCAATCAAATAACCTTAATCATTACGATATTATTGGGATTAATGGTTTTATTATTATTCGGTTTTACCGGCATTGTTACTGTAGGGCAGGTGGTTTTAGTTCAGAGTATTTTCCTGCTGCTTATTTTTTTGCAGTTTTTTAGGCTCAACGGACTGCATCGAAAAGAATTGGAGATAAGAGAACTGGAGGGCCTAAAGCAGTGTCGAAATATATTAAGAGTTTGGCGCCATGATTTTTTAAACGATTTACAGATGCTTCTAACTTTGGTACAGATGAAGAAATATTTCCGTCAGATGGAATATATCAAAGAAATAACGGAAAAAATTCATGAAACGGGAAAAATATTGAGTATAAGGGATGTATCACTGGCTCTTTTTCTCGTAAATCAATATCAGGAATTTGAAACAAAAAATATTGATTTGAAGATTATAGTTGAATCTGATCTCAGTAAAATTACAGCTGACGGAAGGTTTTGCCGTCAGTTGTTTGAAATTATCTTCGGGTTGGTGGAAAAACATCCAAAGGAAGAAGGAGAATGCCTGCTTATAATATCAGATATGCATGAGGGGGTCAAAGTTTATTTTAGTTTCCCAGGGAATGCTGAAGAGTTTGATTTTGCCCGGGCCGATCTACTGAAGAAGAAGATTACTCAGTTCGGAAGTTTTGACCTTTCCTTTGAGGAAGACGAAGTAACTCTGCAATTATTATTTTCGGAACAGAAGTGA
- the rplJ gene encoding 50S ribosomal protein L10 — MVVQEKKKKVVEEIKNKIAQSQAVILTDYRGLNVSQINDLRNKLSQEGIEYSVVKNTLTRIAAKEAGYEDLSEFLQGPTAIAYSQEDPVAPAKILSVFAKENDKLGIKGGLLDGKIIDILQIKALADLPSREVLLGMVVGGMQAPVYGIAYAMQGLLLKTVYALKAISEQKEQEA; from the coding sequence ATGGTTGTCCAGGAAAAGAAGAAAAAGGTAGTAGAAGAGATTAAAAACAAGATCGCCCAATCCCAAGCGGTTATTTTAACCGACTACCGGGGCCTGAATGTTTCTCAGATAAATGATTTACGGAACAAGTTGAGCCAGGAGGGGATTGAGTATTCTGTAGTAAAAAACACACTTACCCGGATTGCAGCCAAGGAAGCTGGATATGAGGATTTAAGTGAATTTTTGCAGGGTCCTACGGCCATTGCTTATAGTCAAGAGGATCCGGTAGCTCCTGCTAAGATTTTATCAGTTTTTGCCAAAGAGAATGACAAGCTGGGAATTAAAGGTGGGCTGCTGGATGGAAAAATCATTGACATATTACAAATTAAGGCGCTGGCGGACCTTCCCTCCAGGGAAGTGCTGCTGGGCATGGTAGTGGGTGGTATGCAGGCTCCGGTTTATGGTATAGCATATGCCATGCAGGGTTTACTGCTTAAAACCGTTTATGCCCTTAAGGCTATTAGTGAACAGAAAGAGCAGGAGGCTTAA